One genomic window of Caballeronia sp. SBC1 includes the following:
- a CDS encoding glutathione S-transferase family protein: MTNATLTISSKNYSSWSLRGWLLTKFSGLPFEEFVVPVDDPGARAELLLLSPSILVPCLLHDGIKVWDTLAIAEYLNEVCPKAGLLPADRRMRAHCRSICGEMHSGFASLRSALPMNIKAHFPNFTIWARAQTDIERITAIWLECLKQYEGPYLFGALSAADAMFAPVVTRFVTYDVKLEPEIVAYAQRILALPEMQQWIADAQQEVEEIDELDAEF; encoded by the coding sequence ACGAATGCTACGCTCACTATCAGCAGCAAGAACTATTCGTCGTGGTCGCTGCGAGGGTGGTTGCTCACCAAGTTCAGCGGGCTGCCGTTCGAAGAGTTCGTGGTGCCCGTGGACGATCCCGGCGCGCGGGCCGAACTGCTGCTGCTGTCGCCGTCCATTCTCGTTCCGTGCCTGCTCCACGACGGCATCAAGGTGTGGGACACGCTTGCGATTGCCGAGTATTTGAATGAAGTGTGCCCGAAAGCAGGGTTGTTGCCTGCTGACCGGCGCATGCGTGCGCACTGCCGTTCTATTTGCGGAGAAATGCATTCGGGCTTCGCTTCGTTGCGCTCGGCGTTGCCCATGAATATAAAAGCGCACTTCCCGAACTTCACGATCTGGGCACGTGCGCAGACGGATATCGAGCGCATCACGGCGATCTGGCTCGAATGCCTCAAGCAATATGAAGGCCCTTATTTGTTCGGCGCTTTAAGCGCCGCCGATGCGATGTTCGCACCGGTCGTCACGCGCTTTGTCACGTACGACGTCAAGCTTGAGCCCGAGATTGTTGCGTATGCGCAGCGCATTCTCGCACTGCCGGAAATGCAGCAATGGATAGCCGATGCGCAACAGGAGGTCGAGGAGATCGACGAGCT